A DNA window from Impatiens glandulifera chromosome 7, dImpGla2.1, whole genome shotgun sequence contains the following coding sequences:
- the LOC124944912 gene encoding endoplasmic reticulum-Golgi intermediate compartment protein 3-like: MDKLFNKLKSLDAYPKINEDFHSRTFSGGVITLVSTIMMLLLFFSEFRLYLYSGTETTLVVDTSRGGTLHINFDVTFPAIACSLLSVDAIDISGEQHLDIKHNIVKKRIDSHENVIEVRQDGMGAPKMENPLQKHGGRLEHNEKYCGSCYGSEQSDDECCNSCEEVREAYRKKGWGVSNVDLIDQCKREGYIQKIKDEDGEGCNIHGSLEVNKVAGNFHFTPGKSFHQSTFLFQDLLGFSMESHNISHKINQLSFGAYFPGVSNPLDGVQWVQATETGVYQYFIKVVPTIYTDIRGHKIESNQFSFTEHFKSSQFGNLRQTPPGVHFFYDLSPVKVTFTEGKISFLHFLTNVCAVIGGVFAVAGIIDSFVYHGQKTYRKKMEIGKLR, translated from the exons ATGGACAAGCTTTTCAACAAGCTCAAAAGCTTGGATGCGTACCCAAAAATCAATGAAGATTTTCATAGCCGGACTTTCTCCGGCGGCGTTATAACCTTGGTTTCCACCATCATGATGCTTTTGCTCTTCTTCTCCGAATTTC GTCTATACTTATATTCGGGCACTGAAACAACGCTTGTTGTAGATACTTCAAGGGGAGGAACATTGCACATCAAT TTCGATGTCACTTTTCCAGCTATCGCGTGTTCATTACTCAGTGTGGACGCAATAGACATCAGCGGGGAGCAACATCTTGATATA AAACATAATATTGTCAAGAAAAGGATAGACTCTCATGAAAATGTTATTGAAGTTAGGCAGGATGGAATGGGGGCACCTAAG ATGGAGAATCCTTTACAGAAACATGGTGGTAGACTTGAGCACAATGAGAAATACTGTGGTTCATGTTATGGTTCAGAACAG TCGGATGATGAGTGTTGTAATTCATGTGAAGAAGTTCGTGAAGCATATCGTAAGAAAGGTTGGGGGGTGTCGAATGTAGATTTGATAGACCAG TGCAAAAGAGAAGGTTACATTCAAAAGATTAAAGACGAAGATGGTGAAGGTTGTAATATTCATGGGTCACTGGAGGTCAATAAAGTGGCTGGGAATTTTCATTTTACACCTGGGAAGAGCTTCCATCAGTCGACTTTTCTGTTTCAAGATTTACTCGGCTTCTCAATGGAATCTCATAAT ATAAGTCACAAGATCAACCAATTATCTTTCGGTGCATATTTCCCCGGAGTTTCAAATCCACTTGATGG AGTGCAGTGGGTTCAAGCCACAGAAACCGGAGTGTATCAATATTTTATCAAG GTTGTGCCTACAATCTATACTGATATTAGAGGTCACAAAATTGAGTCCAATCAG TTCTCTTTTACAGAGCATTTTAAGAGTTCTCAGTTTGGTAATCTTAGACAGACACCGCCTGGAGTTCATTTCTTCTACGACTTGTCTCCTGTTAAG GTCACATTCACGGAGGGTAAAATATCGTTCTTACACTTCCTGACAAACGTTTGCGCTGTAATAGGAG GTGTTTTTGCTGTGGCTGGGATAATAGATTCATTTGTATACCATGGTCAAAAGACTTATAGGAAGAAAATGGAGATAGGCAAATTGAGATGA
- the LOC124944757 gene encoding BRASSINOSTEROID INSENSITIVE 1-associated receptor kinase 1-like: MMDRTSSAISTSIFLCLIWLFTRLCQVYGNAEGDALNALKSSMIDPNNVLQSWDSTLVNPCTWFHVTCTTDNSVMRVDLGNANLTGVLVPQLGQLVNLQYLELYSNNISGIIPIELGKLTSLVSLDLYLNNLSGPIPETLGRLQSLRFLRLNNNSLTGEIPGSLTTITSLQVLDLSKNHLTGDIPFNGSFSLFTPISFAGNNLNTSPDAPPPPLAPTPPASSADNSAIGAIAGAVAAGAALLFAAPALALAWWRRRKEQDHFFDVPAEEDPEVHLGQLKRYSLHELVVATDNFSPKHVLGRGGFGKVYKGRLADGTLVAVKRLKEERTSGGELQFQTEVEMISLAVHRNLLRLRGFCMTPTERLLVYPYMANGSVASCLRERPETRPPLDWSIRKRITLGTARGLAYLHDHCDPKIIHRDVKAANILLDEEYEAVVGDFGLAKLMDPKDTHVTTAVRGTIGHIAPEYLSTGKSSDKTDVFGYGVTLLELITGQRAFDLARLANDDDVMLLDWVKVLLKENKLEKLVDVDLEGNYDEEEVRQLIQVALLCTLGSATERPKMSEVVRMIEGDGLAERWEEWQKDEIFRQDSNYNVHSRNTDWIMDSTSNLRPEELSSPR, encoded by the exons ATGATGGATCGGACGTCCTCCGCGATCTCAACTTCTATTTTCCTCTGTCTAATTTGGTTGTTTACGAGATTATGCCAAGTCTACGGAAATGCTGAAG GTGATGCTTTGAACGCATTAAAGAGTAGTATGATTGATCCTAACAATGTTCTTCAAAGCTGGGATTCTACTTTGGTCAACCCCTGCACATGGTTTCATGTGACTTGCACTACAGATAACAGTGTTATGAGAGT TGATCTTGGAAATGCAAATTTGACGGGTGTGCTGGTTCCACAGCTTGGACAGCTTGTGAATttacaatactt GGAACTCTATAGTAACAACATAAGTGGAATAATTCCAATTGAACTTGGAAAATTGACCAGTTTGGTGAGCTTAGATCTTTATTTAAACAATCTAAGTGGACCTATACCAGAGACATTGGGCAGGCTTCAGAGCTTGCGTTTCTT ACGTCTGAACAACAATAGCTTAACAGGAGAAATCCCTGGTAGTTTGACTACTATTACGTCGCTTCAAGTCCT CGATCTATCAAAAAATCACTTGACAGGAGACATTCCATTCAATGGCTCCTTTTCACTTTTTACTCCTATCAG TTTTGCCGGGAATAATCTAAATACTTCTCCTGATGCTCCCCCTCCTCCACTTGCTCCTACGCCCCCTGCTTCTTCAG CGGATAACAGCGCGATTGGAGCCATCGCCGGAGCAGTTGCAGCCGGTGCTGCCCTTCTCTTTGCTGCACCTGCATTAGCACTTGCATGGTGGAGAAGAAGGAAAGAGCAGGATCATTTCTTTGACGTGCCTG CTGAGGAGGATCCAGAAGTACATCTTGGTCAGCTGAAGAGATATTCCCTTCACGAGTTAGTAGTGGCCACTGATAATTTCAGCCCAAAACATGTACTCGGAAGAGGTGGATTTGGTAAGGTGTATAAGGGACGGTTAGCTGATGGAACTCTTGTAGCAGTTAAGAGACTAAAAGAAGAACGAACTTCAGGCGGTGAGTTACAGTTTCAGACAGAAGTGGAAATGATTAGTTTAGCCGTCCATCGAAATCTTCTCCGTTTACGTGGCTTTTGTATGACACCCACCGAACGGTTACTTGTGTATCCCTACATGGCCAATGGAAGTGTTGCATCCTGTTTGAGAG AGAGACCGGAGACAAGACCTCCACTCGATTGGTCTATTCGAAAACGGATAACATTGGGAACGGCCAGAGGTCTTGCATACTTGCATGATCATTGTGATCCTAAGATAATTCACAGAGATGTGAAAGCTGCAAATATATTGCTTGATGAGGAGTATGAAGCAGTAGTTGGAGACTTCGGTTTGGCTAAACTTATGGACCCGAAAGACACTCATGTTACTACTGCTGTAAGAGGCACAATTGGACATATTGCTCCTGAATATCTCTCGACAGGAAAATCTTCAGATAAAACCGATGTTTTTGGTTATGGTGTTACCCTTCTTGAGTTGATCACTGGGCAGAGGGCTTTTGATCTGGCTCGACTTGCCAACGATGATGATGTTATGTTACTCGATTGG GTGAAGGTGCTTCTGAAAGAAAACAAGCTGGAGAAACTAGTGGATGTAGATTTGGAGGGAAATtacgatgaagaagaggtgAGGCAGTTAATACAGGTGGCGTTGCTTTGCACGCTGGGATCTGCAACGGAGAGACCAAAGATGTCGGAAGTTGTGAGAATGATCGAAGGGGATGGACTAGCCGAGAGGTGGGAAGAGTGGCAAAAGGATGAGATTTTCCGTCAAGACTCAAATTACAATGTTCACAGCCGGAACACAGATTGGATCATGGACTCTACTTCAAATCTTCGACCCGAAGAACTGTCTAGCCCAAGGTGA
- the LOC124945422 gene encoding G-box-binding factor 4-like: MASSKVMSSTSPANSDLPRESSSIRTLTSAAGLFQSDRSRSFGSMNMDDYELFRNIYNDPEDLPNAGADDGGGSELAVDSVSGVSMPKRGGGVKTTDEVWDEIMAGGVERRSTPITLEDFLTKAAAETEEDVGIPVSAIPQPPHSFGPESMLAGAHFSVGPVHMQPIQSVGVDPVAFNGRMVVVSSGGVSGSGGGVRGKRRAVEEEPLDKATQQKQRRMIKNRESAARSRERKQVHTTELEYLVRQLEEENVQLLMEEEEQSKLRYKQLMETLIPVEEKRKPPRGQALRRVNSLTW, translated from the exons ATGGCGTCGTCGAAAGTGATGTCGTCAACATCACCTGCGAATTCGGATCTTCCACGCGAATCATCATCTATACGCACTCTAACAAGTGCTGCGGGCCTATTCCAGAGCGATAGGAGCAGGAGTTTTGGCTCCATGAACATGGATGATTACGAACTCTTTAGGAACATCTATAACGATCCTGAAGATCTTCCAAACGCCGGAGCTGATGATGGAGGCGGATCGGAATTGGCGGTTGACAGCGTTTCTGGAGTGTCGATGCCGAAGAGAGGTGGTGGTGTTAAGACTACGGATGAGGTATGGGATGAGATTATGGCTGGGGGAGTTGAGAGACGTAGTACGCCGATTACGCTGGAAGATTTTCTGACAAAGGCTGCAGCTGAGACGGAGGAAGATGTAGGGATTCCGGTTTCCGCTATACCTCAACCTCCACACAGCTTTGGACCTGAGTCGATGTTGGCTGGTGCTCACTTTTCGGTTGGTCCGGTGCATATGCAGCCAATCCAAAGCGTTGGCGTGGATCCTGTGGCATTCAATGGAAGAATGGTTGTTGTCTCATCTGGAGGCGTTAGTGGTAGCGGCGGCGGAGTAAGAGGGAAAAGGAGGGCTGTGGAAGAAGAACCTTTGGATAAAGCAACGCAACAGAAACAGAGGCGGATGATTAAGAACAGGGAGTCTGCTGCAAGATCGAGGGAGAGAAAGCAG GTTCACACAACTGAGCTTGAGTATTTGGTAAGGCAACTGGAAGAGGAAAATGTACAACTTTTGATGGAGGAG GAAGAGCAATCCAAGCTGCGGTACAAACAG TTGATGGAAACCCTGATTCCGGTTGAGGAGAAGCGCAAGCCGCCACGAGGTCAAGCTTTAAGGAGGGTAAATTCTCTGACATGGTAA